A region of Ictidomys tridecemlineatus isolate mIctTri1 chromosome 4, mIctTri1.hap1, whole genome shotgun sequence DNA encodes the following proteins:
- the LOC101964172 gene encoding olfactory receptor 52A1, translated as MFLSNVTVFMPSVLTLIGIPGLESVQSWIGIPFCAMYILAMTGNSLLLFIIKSEPSLHEPMYIFIGMLGVTDIVLASSIMPKMLGIFWFHAQDIYFDSRLLQMWLIHTFECIESGILLAMALDWYVAICYPLRYATIFTHKLVAQLGAVVVLRAAILVAPCLVLIKYRFQFYHTTVISHTYCEHMAIVKLAAGNIKINKIYGLFVAFTVSGFDLTFITFSYSQIFVTVFHLPQKEARLKAFNTCIAHICVFLQLYFLAFFSFFTHRFGSHIPPYIHILFSSMYLLVPPFLNPLVYGVKTKQIRVSVVKMCCP; from the coding sequence ATGTTCCTCTCCAACGTGACAGTCTTCATGCCCTCTGTCTTGACactaattgggatcccaggccTAGAGTCTGTGCAGAGCTGGATTGGGATCCCATTCTGTGCCATGTATATCCTGGCCATGACTGGAAATTCTTTGCTTCTGTTTATCATCAAATCAGAGCCCAGCCTCCATGAGCCCATGTACATTTTTATAGGCATGCTAGGAGTCACAGACATTGTACTTGCCAGCAGCATTATGCCCAAGATGCTTGGAATCTTCTGGTTTCATGCGCAAGATATCTATTTTGACTCCCGCTTGCTTCAAATGTGGCTCATCCATACATTTGAGTGTATCGAGTCAGGCATCCTGCTAGCCATGGCCCTGGACTGGTATGTGGCCATCTGTTATCCACTGAGATATGCCACCATCTTTACTCACAAGCTGGTTGCTCAACTTGGAGCTGTTGTAGTACTCAGGGCTGCCATTCTTGTAGCCCCATGCCTAGTATTGATAAAGTATCGATTTCAATTTTATCACACGACAGTCATCTCCCACACCTACTGTGAGCATATGGCCATTGTGAAACTAGCTGCAGGAAACATCAAGATCAACaaaatctatggtttgtttgtggcCTTTACTGTTTCAGGGTTTGATCTCACATTCATCACTTTTTCCTACAGCCAGATATTTGTCACAGTTTTTCATTTGCCCCAGAAGGAGGCTAGGTTGAAGGCCTTCAATACCTGCATAGCTCACATCTGTGTCTTTCTCCAGCTGTACTTCCTggccttcttctctttcttcacaCATAGGTTTGGTTCTCACATCCCCCCTTATATCCATATTCTCTTTTCTAGCATGTACCTGCTGGTTCCTCCATTTCTAAACCCACTGGTCTATGGTGTAAAGACCAAGCAGATCCGTGTTAGTGTGGTAAAAATGTGCTGTCCATAA
- the LOC101970235 gene encoding olfactory receptor 52A5: MFTFNGSFFMPSVFTLVGIPGLEPVQCWIGIPFCAMYVIAVIGNSLILVIIKKENSLHTPMYIFLAMLAATDMALSTCILPKMLCIFWFHWPEISFDACLLQMGLIHTFQATESGVLLAMALDRYVAICNPLRHATVFSQKLLTHLGVGVTMRATFLILPSLLLIKCRLKFYHTTVISHSYCEHMAVVKLAAEDIRVNKIYGLFVAFVILGFGIIFITMSYVRIFVSVFQLPQKEARVKAFNTCIAHICVFLPFYLLAFFSFFTHRFGSHIPPYVHILLSNLYLLVPPFLNPIVYGVKTKEIRRHAWKMFVSFQKS; encoded by the coding sequence ATGTTCACATTCAATGGCTCCTTCTTCATGCCTTCTGTTTTTACACTAGTTGGGATTCCTGGCCTGGAGCCAGTGCAGTGCTGGATTGGGATTCCATTCTGCGCCATGTACGTCATCGCTGTGATTGGGAATTCCCTCATTTTGGTtatcatcaaaaaagaaaacagcctcCACACACCCATGTACATATTTTTGGCCATGTTGGCAGCCACAGACATGGCACTTAGCACCTGTATTCTTCCCAAAATGTTATGCATCTTCTGGTTTCATTGGCCAGAGATTTCTTTTGATGCCTGCCTTCTGCAAATGGGTCTtattcacacattccaggcaactGAATCAGGCGTCCTGCTAGCAATGGCCCTggatcgctatgtggccatctgtaacCCCTTGAGACATGCTACTGTCTTCTCCCAGAAACTCTTGACTCATCTTGGAGTTGGGGTAACAATGAGGGCTACTTTTCTTATATTACCATCCCTGCTGCTTATCAAATGCCGTCTTAAATTCTACCACACTACAGTTATTTCCCACTCTTATTGTGAGCACATGGCCGTCGTGAAACTGGCTGCTGAAGACATCAGAGTCAACAAGATATATGGTCTATTTGTTGCCTTTGTCATCCTAGGATTTGGCATAATCTTTATCACCATGTCCTATGTTCGAATCTTTGTCAGTGTCTTCCAGTTGCCCCAGAAGGAGGCCAGAGTCAAGGCCTTCAATACCTGCATAGCTCACATCTGTGTCTTCCTACCGTTTTACCTCCTggccttcttctctttctttacaCACAGGTTTGGTTCTCACATACCACCCTATGTTCATATCCTCTTGTCAAATCTTTACCTGTTAGTCCCACCTTTCCTCAACCCTATTGTCTATGGAGTTAAGACCAAAGAAATCCGTAGGCATGCCTGGAAAATGTTTGTCTCCTTCCAAAAGTCTTGA